A single region of the Rathayibacter rathayi genome encodes:
- the dacB gene encoding D-alanyl-D-alanine carboxypeptidase/D-alanyl-D-alanine endopeptidase, with the protein MTATPPRRRTLAIAALLVAAVLAIGAFGAGTAVGGAAEPDAPVVAVAAARTATPTPTARARPSAAGEGEALRTCSVAGLAADPRLGSMQARVVDAATGEVLFDRGGTTASRTASALKILTAASALAVLGPDARLATTVVRGSAPGSVVLVGGGDLTLTRLPTGQESTYPGAAHLDDLAAQVENAWEADPVTAGTSITSLVLDSSLYSGETWQPSWNRKEQVDGYMPEITALQVDGDREDPAASTSERGDDPVGRAGQAFADELNGAPAISTGTAPAGAAVLGTVESAPVGTLIQQMLLVSDNAVAEMLARLVAIRTGAGSDFGAEQAGVLQGLAGYGVDTSGITIVDGSGLSDDNAVAPAFFTELLRRVQAREGQLGVLLDGLPVSGRTGSLSYSDRFAGDNTAADGAVRAKTGWIDTGYTLAGVITAADGTELTFAVYALGEVTDSAKTAIDTLVTGVYRCGAALSGS; encoded by the coding sequence ATGACCGCCACTCCGCCTCGCCGCCGCACCCTCGCGATCGCCGCCCTCCTCGTCGCCGCCGTGCTGGCTATCGGTGCCTTCGGGGCCGGTACGGCAGTGGGTGGGGCCGCGGAGCCGGACGCGCCGGTCGTGGCCGTGGCTGCGGCTCGAACCGCTACTCCGACTCCGACCGCCAGGGCACGGCCCAGCGCCGCCGGAGAGGGTGAGGCGCTGCGCACCTGCTCCGTCGCGGGGCTCGCGGCCGATCCGCGTCTGGGCTCGATGCAGGCGCGCGTGGTCGACGCGGCGACGGGCGAGGTCCTCTTCGATCGTGGGGGCACGACGGCGTCCCGTACCGCCTCCGCCCTCAAGATCCTCACGGCAGCATCGGCTCTCGCCGTGCTCGGGCCGGACGCGCGTCTTGCCACCACGGTGGTGCGGGGGAGCGCCCCGGGGAGCGTCGTCCTCGTCGGCGGTGGCGACCTGACCCTGACTCGGTTGCCGACCGGGCAGGAGTCGACCTACCCGGGGGCAGCGCACCTCGACGACCTCGCTGCTCAGGTCGAGAACGCCTGGGAAGCCGACCCTGTGACGGCCGGCACGTCGATCACGTCGCTCGTGCTCGACTCCTCCCTCTACTCGGGTGAGACGTGGCAGCCCAGCTGGAACCGCAAGGAGCAGGTCGACGGCTACATGCCGGAGATCACGGCGCTCCAGGTGGACGGTGACCGCGAGGATCCGGCGGCCTCCACCTCCGAGCGCGGCGACGATCCGGTCGGCCGCGCGGGCCAGGCGTTCGCCGACGAGCTGAACGGTGCGCCCGCGATCTCGACCGGCACCGCGCCCGCCGGCGCCGCCGTGCTGGGGACAGTCGAGTCGGCCCCGGTCGGCACCCTGATCCAGCAGATGCTGCTGGTGTCTGACAATGCGGTCGCCGAGATGCTCGCGCGGCTCGTCGCGATCCGCACGGGCGCGGGCAGCGATTTCGGCGCGGAGCAGGCCGGTGTGCTGCAGGGGCTCGCGGGTTACGGAGTCGACACGTCCGGCATCACGATCGTCGACGGCTCCGGTCTCAGCGACGACAACGCGGTCGCCCCGGCGTTCTTCACCGAGCTGCTGCGCAGGGTGCAGGCTCGCGAGGGGCAGTTGGGTGTCCTCCTCGACGGTCTGCCGGTGTCCGGCCGGACGGGGTCGCTCTCCTACTCCGACCGCTTCGCCGGTGACAACACCGCCGCCGACGGGGCGGTGCGCGCGAAGACCGGCTGGATTGACACCGGCTACACACTCGCCGGCGTGATCACCGCGGCGGACGGCACCGAGCTGACCTTCGCGGTCTACGCTCTCGGCGAGGTCACCGACTCGGCCAAGACGGCGATCGACACCCTGGTCACCGGCGTCTACCGCTGCGGTGCGGCGCTGTCGGGCTCGTGA
- a CDS encoding TetR/AcrR family transcriptional regulator codes for MLTEQECTQQPGLRERKRRATRRAIEIAVLRLASERGPERVTIEDIARAVDVSTRTFFNYFASKEDALVGGLPVIADETADAFVSGRGTVLEDLQVVFVAAMEEPLEDDRELHVLRRALFREHPHLVGLKIAGMREFELAIEGLVAERLGCQGDDAERVRSRARMLTLLGLAAVRHAWAAWVDHDGREALPGRIARSFEELRGALT; via the coding sequence GTGCTGACCGAGCAGGAGTGCACTCAGCAACCCGGACTCCGCGAGCGCAAGCGCCGCGCCACGCGTCGGGCGATCGAGATCGCGGTCCTGCGCCTCGCGAGCGAGCGCGGCCCCGAGCGCGTGACGATCGAGGACATCGCGCGTGCCGTCGACGTCTCCACACGCACCTTCTTCAACTACTTCGCCTCGAAGGAGGACGCACTGGTCGGCGGTCTCCCCGTGATCGCCGACGAGACCGCGGACGCCTTCGTCTCCGGTCGGGGTACGGTGCTCGAGGATCTCCAGGTCGTCTTCGTCGCGGCGATGGAGGAGCCGCTCGAGGACGACCGGGAGCTGCATGTCCTCCGGCGCGCACTCTTCCGCGAGCATCCGCACCTCGTGGGGCTCAAGATCGCCGGGATGCGCGAGTTCGAGCTCGCGATCGAGGGACTGGTCGCCGAGCGCCTCGGCTGTCAGGGCGACGACGCGGAGCGCGTGCGCAGCCGGGCGCGGATGCTGACCCTCCTCGGTCTCGCCGCGGTGCGCCACGCCTGGGCGGCCTGGGTCGATCACGACGGTAGGGAGGCGCTGCCCGGCCGGATCGCCCGATCGTTCGAGGAGCTGCGCGGCGCGCTCACCTGA
- a CDS encoding alpha/beta hydrolase: MKRGRRSAAVLAIIAVASLLTACFAPGPTVSRTSSPHPQSVAAGLEPYYSQVLVWDDCGDGAFCTDATVPLDWDDPSGATASIALIRRPATQGPTLGSLLVNPGGPGGSGVDLIRDSAGYAVDSALAARYDVVGFDPRGVGASTAVSCLDAAGLDSYLYDIPPGERGSDEWIQAQRASAAAFAAACEQRSGPLLAEVGTSSAARDLDVLRAALGDDTLHYLGYSYGTFLGATYAGLFPERVGRLVLDGAIDPAATSSDVVLEQAKGFESALRAYLADCLRSADCPFTGTVDEGMSQIRGMLEDVDASPIRAPDGRELGANTLFTAIVYPLYDATAWKALSEMLADVRKGDAAIAFEYADSYNGRDADGQYSDNIAEAFLAINCVDYSNDADTASMRADEAALEQAAPTIGRYLAYGDILCSQWPAAFEGSRAPITAEGSAPILVVGTTNDPATPYVWAQALSGELSAGHLVTYHGEGHTAYNKSNSCVNDAVDAYLLEGTVPKEDPQC; the protein is encoded by the coding sequence GTGAAGAGGGGGCGCCGGTCGGCAGCCGTGCTCGCGATCATCGCGGTCGCCTCCCTGCTCACCGCCTGCTTCGCACCCGGACCGACCGTGAGTCGGACCTCCTCCCCGCACCCGCAGAGCGTCGCGGCCGGTCTCGAGCCCTACTACTCGCAAGTGCTGGTCTGGGACGACTGCGGCGACGGCGCTTTCTGCACCGATGCGACCGTGCCGCTGGACTGGGACGATCCGTCGGGCGCGACCGCGTCGATCGCCCTGATCCGACGCCCCGCGACGCAGGGTCCGACACTCGGATCACTGCTCGTGAACCCGGGCGGACCGGGCGGCTCAGGAGTCGACCTCATCCGGGACAGCGCCGGCTACGCGGTCGACTCCGCGCTCGCGGCCCGCTACGACGTCGTCGGTTTCGATCCGCGCGGAGTGGGGGCCTCGACCGCGGTCTCGTGTCTCGATGCCGCTGGACTCGACTCCTACCTCTACGACATCCCACCGGGGGAGCGGGGCAGCGACGAGTGGATCCAGGCGCAGCGCGCCTCCGCTGCGGCCTTCGCCGCGGCTTGCGAGCAGCGCAGTGGTCCGCTTCTCGCCGAGGTCGGTACGTCAAGCGCAGCCCGTGATCTCGACGTGCTGCGCGCGGCTCTCGGCGACGACACGCTGCACTACCTCGGCTACTCCTACGGCACCTTCCTCGGAGCCACCTACGCCGGTCTGTTCCCCGAGCGGGTCGGACGCCTCGTCCTCGACGGTGCCATCGACCCGGCGGCGACCTCGTCCGACGTGGTGCTCGAGCAGGCGAAGGGCTTCGAAAGCGCACTGCGCGCCTACCTGGCCGACTGCCTCCGCTCGGCCGACTGCCCGTTCACCGGCACGGTCGACGAGGGGATGTCGCAGATCAGGGGCATGCTCGAGGATGTGGACGCCTCGCCGATTCGGGCGCCGGACGGCCGCGAGCTGGGCGCGAACACGCTGTTCACCGCGATCGTCTACCCGCTCTACGACGCCACAGCGTGGAAAGCGCTCAGCGAGATGCTCGCCGACGTGCGCAAGGGCGATGCCGCGATCGCGTTCGAGTACGCCGACTCCTACAACGGCCGCGATGCCGACGGGCAGTACTCGGACAACATCGCCGAGGCGTTCCTCGCGATCAACTGCGTCGACTACTCCAACGACGCCGACACCGCCTCGATGCGTGCCGACGAAGCGGCCCTCGAGCAGGCCGCGCCGACGATCGGACGCTACCTGGCCTACGGCGACATCCTCTGCAGCCAGTGGCCCGCCGCGTTCGAGGGCTCCCGCGCGCCGATCACCGCCGAGGGGTCGGCGCCGATCCTGGTCGTGGGGACGACGAACGACCCGGCGACGCCTTACGTCTGGGCCCAGGCCCTCTCGGGCGAACTCTCGGCCGGCCACCTCGTCACCTACCACGGCGAGGGCCACACGGCCTACAACAAGTCGAACTCGTGCGTGAACGACGCGGTCGACGCGTACCTGCTCGAGGGGACCGTTCCGAAGGAGGACCCACAGTGCTGA
- a CDS encoding DNA polymerase III subunit delta', protein MTVWSQLVGQEHAIDALQVASAPRDDRGRESAAMTHSWLLTGPPGSGRSNLAYAFASALLCRRGGCGECPDCRQVAARSHPDLSVLATERVIISIDEVRRLVSSSQYSPSVSRYRVMVIEDADRMSERTSNVLLKALEEPPERTVWILCAPSEADLLPTIRSRVRSVRLRVPSVADVAGLLCRRDSVDAETAERAARQAQSHIGMAHRLATDANARERREETLRIALRLRGVSDAVLGAARMIEVATEDAKAITIERDEVERQQALRSLGVEPGGTVPAQLRSQLRALEEDQKRRATRSLRDGLDRILVDLLSLYRDVVRLQLGAPGGVINEEVRTEMTVLADSTPPERTLAVLEAIATARQRIDANVSPVLALEALLVVAARRPVAA, encoded by the coding sequence ATGACCGTCTGGAGCCAGCTCGTCGGGCAGGAGCACGCCATCGATGCCCTGCAGGTCGCCTCCGCGCCCCGGGACGATCGCGGCCGCGAGTCGGCCGCGATGACCCACTCCTGGCTCCTCACCGGCCCGCCCGGCTCCGGGCGCTCCAACCTCGCATACGCCTTCGCCTCGGCCCTGCTCTGCCGGCGCGGCGGCTGCGGCGAGTGCCCCGATTGCCGCCAGGTGGCCGCCCGCTCGCACCCCGACCTCTCGGTGCTCGCGACCGAACGCGTGATCATCTCGATCGACGAGGTGCGCCGCCTGGTCAGCAGCTCGCAATACTCGCCCTCGGTCTCGCGCTACCGCGTCATGGTCATCGAGGACGCCGATCGGATGAGCGAGCGCACCTCGAACGTCCTGCTGAAGGCGCTCGAGGAGCCGCCGGAGCGGACGGTCTGGATCCTGTGCGCCCCGAGCGAGGCCGACCTGCTCCCCACCATCCGCTCCCGGGTGCGCTCGGTGCGGCTGCGCGTGCCGAGCGTGGCGGACGTCGCCGGGCTCCTGTGTCGCCGGGACAGTGTCGACGCCGAGACCGCCGAGCGCGCCGCCCGCCAGGCGCAGAGTCACATCGGCATGGCGCACCGTCTGGCGACCGACGCGAACGCCCGCGAGCGGCGGGAAGAGACCCTCCGGATCGCCCTGCGCCTGCGCGGAGTCTCGGACGCCGTGCTCGGCGCCGCGCGGATGATCGAGGTCGCGACCGAGGATGCCAAGGCGATCACGATCGAGCGCGACGAGGTCGAACGGCAGCAGGCGTTGCGGTCGCTGGGCGTCGAGCCCGGCGGCACGGTCCCGGCGCAGCTCCGCTCGCAGCTCCGCGCGCTCGAGGAGGACCAGAAACGACGTGCGACGCGCAGCCTCCGCGACGGTCTCGATCGGATCCTCGTCGACCTCCTCTCCCTCTACCGTGATGTGGTGCGCCTTCAGCTCGGAGCGCCGGGGGGCGTCATCAACGAGGAGGTCCGCACCGAGATGACGGTCCTTGCAGACTCGACTCCGCCGGAGCGCACTCTCGCCGTCCTCGAGGCGATCGCTACTGCGCGGCAGCGGATCGACGCCAATGTCTCGCCGGTCCTCGCCCTCGAGGCGCTGCTCGTGGTCGCCGCCCGACGCCCGGTGGCCGCGTGA
- the tmk gene encoding dTMP kinase, with translation MTGLFVTLEGGDGAGKTTQARLLEEWLGSRGQTVVRTREPGGTEVGVQIREIVLHHRGEIDPRAEALLYAADRAQHIGTLVRPALERGDVVVQDRYIDSSVAYQGAGRVLDAVEVRRLSEWATHDLRPDLTVLLDLDPSVARDRLDSSRTRFDRLEAEKAEFHGRVRAGFLAIAASDAERFLVVDAARPIDEIALEVRSRVEELLERASAVGTRG, from the coding sequence GTGACGGGGCTGTTCGTCACCCTCGAGGGCGGGGACGGCGCGGGCAAGACGACGCAGGCCCGGCTGCTCGAGGAGTGGCTGGGCTCGCGCGGTCAGACCGTCGTGCGCACCCGGGAGCCCGGGGGCACCGAGGTGGGCGTACAGATCCGCGAGATCGTGCTGCATCACCGCGGCGAGATCGACCCCCGCGCGGAGGCCCTGCTCTACGCGGCCGATCGCGCCCAGCACATCGGTACCCTCGTGCGTCCCGCACTCGAGCGCGGTGATGTCGTCGTGCAGGACCGCTACATCGACTCCTCGGTCGCCTACCAGGGCGCGGGTCGGGTGCTCGACGCGGTCGAGGTCCGACGCCTCTCGGAGTGGGCGACCCACGATCTGCGGCCCGACCTGACGGTCCTGCTCGATCTGGACCCCTCCGTCGCACGCGACCGGCTCGACTCGTCCCGCACCCGCTTCGACCGACTCGAAGCCGAGAAGGCCGAGTTCCACGGACGCGTCCGTGCGGGATTCCTGGCCATCGCCGCGAGCGACGCGGAACGTTTCCTCGTGGTCGACGCCGCACGTCCGATCGACGAGATCGCGCTCGAGGTGCGCTCCCGTGTCGAGGAACTGCTGGAGCGTGCGTCCGCTGTCGGTACTCGCGGTTAG
- the topA gene encoding type I DNA topoisomerase yields MSGTKKLVIVESPAKAKTIAQYLGDGYEVLASVGHIRDLIEPKNLPPELKKGPLGKFSVDVDNGFEPYYVVSDQKKKTVADLKRALKNADELYLATDEDREGEAIAWHLLEELKPKVPVHRMVFHEITKDAIQKARDNTRDIDTSLVDAQETRRILDRLYGYEISPVLWRKVGPGLSAGRVQSAATRLVVDRERERLAFVSASYWDLATVLAPESDAAAGFDARLARLDGKRMGSGRDFDDRGQLKGDVTVLDESSARALAEALREPATTVRVSNLESKPYSRRPAAPFTTSTLQQEAARKLRFSARQTMSVAQSLYENGFITYMRTDSPGLSQQALNAARSQAASLYGAETVPEKPRLYSGKNKNAQEAHEAIRPAGETFRTPDQLSGTLRGNDLRLYELIWKRTVASQMADAKGSTATVTLLAEPAGDIAQTAEFTASGTVITFRGFLLAYEEGRDEERHGARDEKDAKLPPLEVGQKVVVAEVEAKGHETSPPPRYTEASLVKSLEELGIGRPSTYASIISTIVDRGYVTPRGTALVPNWIAFSVVRLLEDFFSDLVEYDFTAEMEGDLDRIAGGEEDRVSWLNRFYFGGGTHPGLRHVVDNLGEIDAKSINSVRITDEITLRIGKYGPYLEVAQEEGQETPRRVNLPLELAPDELTPAKAQELVDAPVQTDRVLGSNPDSGKTVVVKDGRFGPYVTEVDPEPETAADPATGEVAEPAPAKRGAKKPAVVKPRTSSLFRSMDVASIDLATALRLLDLPRTVGEDPESGEAITAQNGRYGPYIKKGTDSRSLTSEDQIFEVDLSTALEIFAQPKYGARRASSALKEFEADPISGKPIRIRDGRFGAYVTDGETNVTISKSMTIEEIDFEQAVQMLADKRAKGPAKKAPAKRAPAKKPAAKTTAAKTTAAKTTAAKTTAAKTTAAKTTAAKTTAAKTTAAKTTATKKPAASRTTAASRAAATAAAETTDATQS; encoded by the coding sequence GTGTCCGGCACGAAGAAGCTGGTGATCGTCGAGTCGCCGGCGAAAGCCAAGACCATCGCCCAGTACCTGGGCGATGGCTATGAGGTGCTCGCCTCCGTCGGGCACATCCGCGACCTCATCGAGCCGAAGAACCTCCCGCCGGAGCTGAAGAAGGGCCCGCTCGGCAAGTTCTCCGTTGACGTCGACAACGGCTTCGAGCCCTACTACGTCGTCTCCGACCAGAAGAAGAAAACGGTCGCCGATCTCAAGCGCGCCCTCAAGAACGCCGACGAGCTCTACCTCGCCACTGATGAGGACCGCGAGGGCGAAGCCATCGCGTGGCACCTGCTCGAGGAGCTCAAGCCCAAGGTGCCCGTGCACCGCATGGTCTTCCACGAAATCACCAAGGACGCCATCCAGAAGGCCCGCGACAACACGCGTGATATCGACACCTCACTCGTTGATGCGCAGGAGACCCGCCGCATCCTCGATCGCCTCTACGGCTACGAAATCTCACCCGTGCTCTGGCGCAAGGTCGGCCCGGGTCTCTCAGCTGGCCGCGTGCAGTCGGCGGCGACCCGCCTCGTCGTCGACCGGGAGCGCGAGCGCCTGGCGTTTGTCTCGGCGAGCTACTGGGACCTCGCGACCGTGCTCGCACCTGAGTCGGACGCCGCGGCAGGATTCGACGCCCGCCTGGCACGGCTGGACGGTAAGCGAATGGGAAGCGGCCGCGACTTCGACGACCGCGGACAGTTGAAGGGCGATGTCACCGTCCTCGACGAGTCCTCCGCCAGAGCTCTCGCCGAGGCACTGCGCGAACCCGCCACCACAGTGCGGGTCTCGAACCTCGAATCCAAGCCCTACTCGCGGCGCCCCGCCGCCCCGTTCACCACGTCCACGCTCCAGCAGGAGGCGGCGCGCAAGCTCCGCTTCTCAGCGCGCCAGACGATGAGCGTCGCGCAGTCGCTCTACGAGAACGGCTTCATCACGTACATGAGGACCGACTCGCCCGGGCTCTCACAGCAGGCGCTGAACGCTGCGCGAAGCCAGGCGGCCTCGCTCTACGGAGCCGAGACGGTCCCAGAGAAGCCGCGTCTCTACTCGGGCAAGAACAAGAACGCCCAGGAGGCGCACGAGGCGATCCGGCCAGCGGGCGAGACGTTCCGCACTCCCGATCAGCTCTCAGGCACCCTGCGCGGCAACGATCTCCGCCTCTACGAGCTCATCTGGAAGCGCACGGTCGCCTCGCAGATGGCCGATGCGAAGGGCTCGACCGCCACGGTGACCCTCCTCGCCGAGCCGGCGGGCGACATCGCGCAAACCGCCGAGTTCACCGCCTCCGGCACCGTCATCACCTTCCGCGGCTTCCTGCTCGCCTACGAGGAGGGTCGCGATGAGGAGCGCCACGGCGCCCGCGACGAGAAGGACGCCAAACTGCCTCCGCTCGAGGTGGGCCAGAAGGTGGTCGTGGCCGAGGTTGAGGCGAAGGGCCACGAGACCTCCCCGCCCCCGCGATACACCGAGGCGAGCCTGGTCAAGTCGCTCGAGGAACTCGGCATCGGCCGCCCCTCGACCTACGCCTCGATCATCTCGACGATCGTCGACCGCGGCTACGTGACTCCGCGCGGCACGGCCCTCGTGCCCAACTGGATCGCCTTCTCGGTGGTGCGGCTGCTCGAGGACTTCTTCTCGGACCTCGTCGAGTACGACTTCACGGCCGAGATGGAAGGCGACCTCGACCGGATCGCCGGCGGAGAGGAGGACCGCGTCTCCTGGCTCAACCGTTTCTACTTCGGCGGTGGGACGCACCCGGGGCTCCGCCACGTCGTCGACAACCTCGGCGAGATCGACGCGAAGAGCATCAACTCCGTGCGGATCACCGACGAGATCACCCTGCGCATCGGCAAGTACGGCCCCTACCTTGAGGTTGCGCAGGAGGAGGGGCAGGAGACGCCCCGGCGCGTCAACCTGCCGCTCGAGCTAGCACCCGACGAGCTCACCCCTGCCAAGGCGCAGGAGCTCGTCGACGCCCCGGTGCAGACCGACCGTGTGCTGGGCAGCAACCCCGACTCCGGCAAGACCGTCGTGGTCAAGGACGGCCGGTTCGGCCCGTACGTGACCGAGGTCGACCCCGAGCCGGAGACGGCGGCTGATCCGGCGACGGGTGAGGTCGCCGAACCCGCACCGGCGAAGCGCGGCGCGAAGAAGCCCGCGGTCGTCAAGCCGCGCACCTCCTCCCTGTTCAGGTCGATGGACGTCGCGTCGATCGACTTGGCCACGGCGTTGCGCCTGCTCGATCTGCCGCGGACGGTGGGTGAGGACCCCGAGAGTGGAGAGGCGATCACCGCACAGAACGGGCGCTACGGTCCCTACATCAAGAAGGGCACCGACAGCCGGTCGCTCACGAGCGAAGACCAGATCTTCGAGGTCGACCTCTCGACCGCACTCGAGATCTTCGCCCAGCCCAAGTACGGGGCGCGGCGTGCGTCGAGCGCGCTCAAGGAGTTCGAGGCGGACCCGATCAGCGGCAAGCCGATCCGCATCCGCGACGGTCGCTTCGGCGCGTACGTCACCGACGGTGAGACCAATGTCACGATCTCCAAGAGCATGACGATCGAGGAGATCGACTTCGAGCAAGCGGTTCAGATGCTCGCCGACAAGAGGGCGAAGGGTCCGGCGAAGAAGGCTCCGGCCAAGCGCGCGCCGGCGAAGAAACCCGCGGCGAAGACTACGGCCGCGAAGACGACCGCGGCGAAGACTACGGCCGCGAAGACGACCGCGGCGAAGACTACGGCCGCGAAGACGACCGCGGCGAAGACTACGGCCGCGAAGACGACCGCGGCGAAGACCACCGCTACGAAGAAGCCCGCAGCGTCGCGCACGACCGCCGCGAGCCGCGCGGCGGCGACGGCCGCCGCCGAGACGACGGACGCCACGCAGTCGTGA
- a CDS encoding Rv3654c family TadE-like protein, giving the protein MRRALRGVCDGDQGSAAVVAVGVVAGTILVTVAVLAGCSGVVGNQRAVAAADASALAAADVASGLLTGDPCRRAAEVAQANGAELRLCTLDGSVASVATAVAVDPLSLTFTARSRAGPPP; this is encoded by the coding sequence ATGCGCCGGGCGCTTCGAGGGGTCTGCGACGGGGACCAGGGATCGGCAGCGGTCGTCGCCGTCGGGGTCGTCGCGGGCACGATCCTGGTGACGGTCGCCGTGCTCGCCGGTTGCAGCGGAGTCGTCGGAAATCAGCGGGCGGTGGCGGCGGCGGACGCATCGGCGCTCGCCGCCGCGGACGTCGCGTCCGGACTGCTCACCGGCGACCCGTGCCGGCGGGCGGCAGAGGTCGCGCAGGCGAACGGCGCCGAACTCCGCCTCTGCACGCTCGACGGAAGTGTGGCGAGCGTGGCGACGGCGGTCGCGGTGGACCCGCTCTCCCTCACCTTCACCGCGCGCTCGCGGGCAGGGCCGCCACCGTGA
- a CDS encoding TadE family type IV pilus minor pilin, whose product MRALAHLRARLAPEQGSATAELALVLPAVIVVLALCLGSVAASAQYIRLVDAAADAARSAARGDDPGVALARVVGASVSTGDQDGLVCVDVAARLRPLPAVSLPVAVRSCALGGGG is encoded by the coding sequence ATGAGAGCCCTCGCGCACCTGCGCGCGCGGCTCGCGCCGGAGCAGGGGTCGGCGACGGCCGAGCTCGCCCTCGTGCTCCCGGCGGTGATCGTCGTGCTGGCGCTCTGCCTGGGGTCGGTGGCGGCCTCGGCGCAGTACATCCGGCTCGTCGATGCCGCGGCCGACGCGGCCCGGTCCGCGGCGCGGGGCGACGACCCCGGCGTGGCGCTCGCTCGCGTCGTGGGGGCGTCCGTCTCGACGGGGGACCAGGACGGCCTGGTCTGCGTCGACGTCGCGGCTCGACTGCGTCCCCTGCCGGCGGTGTCGCTCCCGGTCGCGGTCCGGTCCTGCGCACTGGGCGGTGGCGGCTGA
- a CDS encoding DUF4244 domain-containing protein, giving the protein MSSKTAISSGGVARSGRFSRSPGAGSGWARTSLSPAGGRSVASSAGVGGDFSRGGGDQWRGRGRRGLGVLSEEEGSATAEYAIATMAAVGFAGLLVVILKGDEVRNILTDLVTRALTAAG; this is encoded by the coding sequence ATGAGCAGCAAGACGGCGATCAGCAGTGGGGGAGTCGCGCGGAGCGGGAGGTTCTCCCGGAGCCCGGGCGCGGGGAGCGGTTGGGCACGGACGAGCCTGAGCCCCGCGGGCGGACGGAGTGTCGCCTCGAGCGCAGGAGTCGGCGGCGACTTCTCGCGCGGCGGCGGAGACCAGTGGCGCGGACGCGGGAGAAGGGGGCTCGGCGTGCTGAGCGAGGAGGAGGGGTCCGCGACGGCGGAGTACGCGATCGCGACGATGGCCGCTGTCGGGTTCGCGGGACTGCTGGTGGTCATCCTCAAGGGCGACGAGGTGCGGAACATCCTCACCGATCTGGTGACCCGCGCTCTCACAGCAGCAGGATGA
- a CDS encoding TadA family conjugal transfer-associated ATPase has translation MSPDFIPLVPAEHRRDPTPVRPAAAALGLLAPHAADPAVTDLFVNGGAGLWVDRGGGAERVPEWTLDAAGARRFAVALVAAGGRHVDEASPCVDVRLRYGVRVHVVLPPVAIGGALVSVRVPRADSWTLAQLQAAGMLDEDGVRLLRRAVRERWNLLISGAGGSGKTTLLGALLGCASPTERIVTIEDVGELRPAHPHVVSLEARQPNLEGAGAVGLDRLVREALRMRPDRLVLGECRGGELRELLSALNTGHDGGAGTLHANSLEDVPARLEALGVLAGLGPEAIARQTVSAIDLVLHLERRGGRRRLVASGTFSLAGDGRLRVGEGTLPSSSRSGG, from the coding sequence ATGAGCCCTGACTTCATCCCCCTCGTCCCCGCCGAGCACCGCCGCGATCCGACGCCGGTGCGCCCTGCCGCCGCCGCCCTCGGGCTACTCGCCCCACACGCCGCCGATCCCGCGGTGACCGATCTTTTCGTGAACGGTGGTGCGGGCCTCTGGGTCGACCGGGGCGGTGGCGCGGAGCGAGTGCCGGAGTGGACGCTGGACGCTGCAGGAGCGCGGCGGTTCGCCGTGGCACTGGTCGCGGCCGGCGGGCGGCACGTCGATGAGGCGAGCCCGTGCGTCGATGTCCGGCTGCGATACGGGGTCCGCGTGCACGTCGTACTGCCGCCGGTGGCGATCGGGGGAGCGCTGGTCTCGGTGCGGGTTCCGCGGGCCGACTCCTGGACGCTCGCGCAGCTGCAGGCGGCGGGGATGCTGGATGAGGACGGCGTCCGGCTGCTACGCCGCGCGGTCCGCGAGCGCTGGAACCTGCTGATCTCGGGAGCGGGCGGGTCGGGAAAGACGACGTTGCTCGGTGCGTTGCTGGGCTGCGCGTCGCCCACCGAGCGGATCGTGACGATCGAGGACGTCGGCGAGCTACGGCCGGCGCACCCGCACGTCGTCTCGCTTGAGGCGCGGCAGCCGAACCTCGAAGGCGCCGGGGCCGTCGGCCTGGACCGGCTGGTGAGGGAGGCGCTGCGAATGCGGCCCGACCGTCTGGTCCTTGGGGAGTGTCGCGGTGGGGAGCTGCGCGAGCTGCTGTCCGCGCTGAACACCGGCCACGACGGCGGCGCGGGCACCCTGCATGCCAACTCCCTCGAGGACGTTCCGGCGCGCCTAGAGGCGCTCGGGGTCCTCGCGGGCCTGGGCCCCGAGGCAATCGCCCGGCAGACGGTCAGCGCGATCGACCTGGTGCTGCACCTTGAACGGCGCGGCGGGCGGCGGCGGCTCGTGGCGTCCGGGACGTTCTCGCTCGCAGGCGACGGGCGGCTGAGGGTTGGCGAAGGGACGCTGCCGAGCTCATCGAGGTCGGGCGGGTGA